Proteins encoded by one window of Streptacidiphilus sp. PB12-B1b:
- a CDS encoding acyl-CoA carboxylase subunit beta encodes MTVLRSAVDPASPEYARNREATLARLAELDAEHAKAIAGGGPRYRERHHARGKLLPRERIELLVDQDAPFLELSTLAAWGSDFPVGAGLVTGIGVVEGVECLITANDPTVRGGASNPWTLQKAFRASEIAAENRLPTVSLVESAGADLPTQKQIFVPGGRMFRDLTRASAAGVPTIALVFGNSTAGGAYIPGMSDHVVMVKERAKVFLAGPPLVRMATGEESDDESLGGAEMHARTSGLADHMAVDELDALRIGRRIVARLNWRKAGPAPAPEVLPPRYDQEELAGIVPTDLKIPFDPREVIARIVDDSDFDEFKPLYGSSLVTGWARLHGFPVGVLANARGVLFSQEAQKATQFIQLANQSDTPLLFLQNTTGYMVGKEFEQGGIIKHGAMMINAVSNSTVPHLTVVMGASYGAGNYGMCGRAYGPRFLFSWPGAKSAVMGPAQLAGVISIVARQAAQARGEAFDEAGDALMRAAVEEQIESESLALSMSGHLYDDGVIDPRDTRTVLGLALSAVHSAPVRGATGFGVFRT; translated from the coding sequence ATGACGGTGCTGCGATCCGCGGTCGACCCGGCCTCGCCGGAGTACGCCCGCAACCGGGAAGCGACCCTGGCCCGGCTGGCCGAGCTGGACGCCGAGCACGCCAAGGCCATCGCCGGGGGCGGCCCGCGCTACCGCGAGCGGCACCACGCCCGGGGCAAGCTGCTGCCGCGCGAGCGGATCGAGCTGCTGGTCGACCAGGACGCGCCGTTCCTGGAGCTGTCCACGCTCGCCGCCTGGGGCAGCGACTTCCCGGTCGGGGCCGGACTGGTCACCGGCATCGGCGTGGTCGAGGGCGTGGAGTGCCTGATCACCGCCAACGACCCCACCGTCCGCGGCGGCGCGAGCAACCCGTGGACGCTGCAGAAGGCGTTCCGGGCCTCGGAGATCGCGGCCGAGAACCGGCTGCCCACGGTCAGCCTGGTGGAGTCCGCCGGAGCCGACCTGCCCACCCAGAAGCAGATCTTCGTCCCCGGCGGCCGGATGTTCCGCGACCTCACCCGGGCCTCGGCGGCCGGCGTGCCCACCATTGCGCTGGTGTTCGGCAACTCGACCGCGGGCGGGGCGTACATCCCCGGCATGTCCGACCACGTGGTGATGGTCAAGGAGCGCGCCAAGGTGTTCCTGGCCGGGCCGCCGCTGGTGAGGATGGCCACCGGCGAGGAGTCCGACGACGAGTCGCTGGGCGGCGCGGAGATGCACGCCCGCACCTCCGGCCTGGCCGACCACATGGCCGTGGACGAGCTGGACGCGCTGCGCATCGGCCGCCGCATCGTCGCCCGACTCAACTGGCGCAAGGCCGGTCCGGCGCCCGCCCCCGAGGTGCTGCCGCCCCGGTACGACCAGGAGGAGCTGGCCGGGATCGTCCCGACCGACCTGAAGATCCCCTTCGATCCGCGCGAGGTGATCGCCAGGATCGTGGACGACTCCGACTTCGACGAGTTCAAGCCGCTCTACGGCTCCAGCCTGGTCACCGGCTGGGCCCGGCTGCACGGCTTCCCGGTCGGCGTGCTGGCCAATGCACGCGGCGTGCTGTTCAGCCAGGAGGCGCAGAAGGCCACCCAGTTCATCCAGCTGGCCAACCAGTCGGACACGCCGCTGCTGTTCCTGCAGAACACCACCGGCTACATGGTCGGCAAGGAGTTCGAGCAGGGCGGCATCATCAAGCACGGCGCGATGATGATCAACGCGGTGTCCAACTCCACCGTGCCGCACCTGACCGTCGTCATGGGGGCCTCGTACGGCGCCGGGAACTACGGCATGTGCGGCCGGGCGTACGGGCCGAGGTTCCTCTTCTCCTGGCCGGGCGCCAAGTCGGCGGTGATGGGCCCGGCGCAGCTGGCGGGCGTCATCTCCATCGTCGCCCGGCAGGCGGCGCAGGCCCGCGGCGAGGCCTTCGACGAGGCCGGGGACGCGCTGATGCGGGCCGCCGTCGAGGAGCAGATCGAGAGCGAGTCGCTGGCCCTGTCGATGTCGGGCCACCTCTACGACGACGGGGTGATCGACCCGCGCGACACCCGCACCGTGCTCGGGCTGGCGCTGTCCGCCGTCCACTCCGCGCCCGTCCGGGGCGCCACCGGATTCGGGGTGTTCCGCACATGA